AGGAAAACTCTGATTACAGGACTACTGGCGATAACATTTTCTGTTAATGCGCAGGACTGTTTTGAAATGGCAGGTAGAGATTATCGGATCGAGCCGAATCTGTTACGGGCGATTTCGTTCCGTGAGTCATCCTGGCGTGATAATGCGCTCAACGTTGTATCACAGAGCGAATATGCTGTTGGCAAGATGCAAATACACTCACAAAATTTTTCACATCTGGCACAGTTCGGGATCACTCCCCGACAACTTTATACTGACAGTTGCCTTAACATTTACACTGGCGCTTACTACCTTGCCATTGCCTTTAAACGCTGGGGATACTCATGGCGGGCTGTAGGGGCTTATAATGCAGGATTTCGTGAAACGGAAGCACAGGAGAAAAAACGCCAGAAATATGCAAAAGAAATTCAGGATATTTATGTTGGCATCAAAAACAATGCGCCACAAAAGTGATGAACCTGTTTTAATCGATAGCCCGCCATATCAATCCACGTTCCGGATGTTGAATAAGACTGACATAATCCTTCAGGGCATCCTGACGGGCGACAAGATGTTTACAGACTTTCGCATATTCAGCCCCCATATCCGCCACCTGCCAGGACAACCAGTTCATTATCATTAATGTCGCAATAATTCCGGCAGCATCGACACTGACCTCTGATTCAAAATAATTCCCAGGAATTAACATGTTATAGTATTGTTCCCCCTTCAGGGGAAATATACCCCGTTTGTGTGGTAGTGAAGTTAATTCTGTTCGGAGCCACGTTACCGCCGACAACCTGCGGAATAATCCAGTAGTTCCAGAAGCCGCCCATCGTAATCTGAATGCTGACGTAACCAGCTGGCGATCATGTTGTCAGCTGACGATGTAAAAAAGAGCACAGGGATAAACAGGAGAAGGACGGATGAGATATAAGAGGTCTGAATAAATAATAACAATGAGACAAATATGCACCGGAATAAAGCAGGTTGCACGTCAGAGCAACCTGCTTATTATGCGCCGCAAGCGCGCGGTCTTTAATACCACGAAAGGCAGGGTATTCCCTGCCCTTCAGGATGGTTATGCAGCATTATTCATGGCACGTATAAATTCACGCATGGCATTAATACGGCGCTGATCGTCCAGCCTCTTTTCAAAGTTGTTGATGTAGTACACCGGCGTATACCGCACCCTGTTTAACTGCATCGTCAGCGTATTGCCCGTGACCACCTCGGCAGGAATACCCAGCAGAGAAAGCTGAATAAACGCCATATCGGCTGCGATCGGGTCGATATCTATGCAACTGCCGAACATATGTTCAGACGGGTTATAACCTGCTGCCAGCAGATTCTCCGCATAAGCTACAATCATCCCCGCAGCACCACTTGCCGGATCGCTGACGGTCACAAACCCTTCCCTCCTGATCGTTTGTTCGACATCCGGCATGAGCATCTTCGCCATTAGCGACTGGAGGTGATAGGGCGTGAAATACTGCCCGTTGCGGTCGTCGCCCAGCTCAAGTTCCATGAAGATCGCGCCGAGAAAGTCGTGGAATTTCGACTCCAGTGTGCAGACCATCAGGCAGAAAAGCGTATGCAGGTTGCTGATATCGCTCGCGCTGTACTTCGCGCATATTTCACGGCTGCGATCAATGTTTTCCGGCGTTCTTATCCGCGCCATATCCAGTTCGCTGGCCGCC
This DNA window, taken from Citrobacter farmeri, encodes the following:
- a CDS encoding N-6 DNA methylase, which gives rise to MSQISFASFFDQSKEAAHLTPANPELPAVNAQPIPHRMMTTDQARRQFISVFRDTARNLRRWEVFSDFITLAASELDMARIRTPENIDRSREICAKYSASDISNLHTLFCLMVCTLESKFHDFLGAIFMELELGDDRNGQYFTPYHLQSLMAKMLMPDVEQTIRREGFVTVSDPASGAAGMIVAYAENLLAAGYNPSEHMFGSCIDIDPIAADMAFIQLSLLGIPAEVVTGNTLTMQLNRVRYTPVYYINNFEKRLDDQRRINAMREFIRAMNNAA